From the Euphorbia lathyris chromosome 6, ddEupLath1.1, whole genome shotgun sequence genome, one window contains:
- the LOC136233317 gene encoding uncharacterized protein At3g27210-like, giving the protein MGSCVSVHKDTPQSAMKLGVTFPSKTDHLQIPESPIKANHLNCHPPVKTFQSYGSKDETFFDSQPWLESDCDDDFLSVNGEFTPSRGNTPVHHKFSMGTPKLNNTTLENGPPSPGSILEPSPTGKKKRLSELFLESRTDEQDADNLDTSDNKNIANEKSVAKPTILDVLPKSGSSTPYISGTNSVRSSERTANGDVLFERERSIRSKQCCLPSLMSCRSFTDRRKKMSPAITVNDEV; this is encoded by the exons ATGGGTTCCTGCGTTTCTGTCCACAAGGATACACCTCAATCTGCCATGAAACTTGGCGTCACTTTTCCCTCTAAAACCGATCATCTTCAGATTCCTGAATCACCTATCAAAGCGAACCACCTCAATTGTCATCCTCCAGTCAAGACTTTTCAGAGCTACG GCAGCAAAGATGAAACCTTCTTCGATTCCCAGCCTTGGTTAGAATCGGATTGCGATGATGATTTCTTAAGCGTCAATGGTG AATTTACCCCATCTCGTGGAAATACTCCAGTGCATCATAAATTTTCCATGGGGACCCCTAAGCTCAACAACACCACTTTGGAGAATGGACCTCCATCACCTGGATCAATACTTGAACCATCCCCTACGGGGAAAAAGAAGAGACTATCTGAACTTTTCCTAGAGAGCCGGACAGATGAGCAAGATGCTGACAACTTAGACACGTCAGATAACAAGAATATTGCCAATGAGAAGAGTGTAGCTAAGCCAACTATTCTTGACGTCCTTCCGAAATCTGGGTCTAGTACCCCTTATATCTCTGGAACTAACAGTGTCAGAAGCAGTGAAAGGACTGCTAATGGTGATGTCTTGTTTGAGAGGGAGAGATCAATAAGATCTAAGCAATGTTGCCTCCCGAGCTTGATGTCTTGCCGTAGTTTTACTGAcaggaggaagaagatgagtcCGGCTATTACTGTAAATGATGAAGTCTAA